Proteins found in one Thalassomonas actiniarum genomic segment:
- a CDS encoding MBL fold metallo-hydrolase: protein MTPKIKALFHQPSSTLCYIVTCPESRKCAVIDPVLDFDIYSGEIDTKFATEVIDYIRENNLQLEWLLETHAHADHVTAASYLKKKLGGNIACGGEITSIQQTFKEVFNLKELSTNGEQFDRLLDDGDELPLGECNIKVLATPGHTPDSLTYVIGSNAFIGDTLFMPDSGSARCDFPSGSAAQLYQSIQKIYRLGDDITLYICHDYQPNQRALRYACPVSEQKEMNIHVACGVSEREYVTTRQQRDAGLAIPRLLYPSLQFNIIAGQLPAADEGNKHYLKLPISGTHKLD from the coding sequence ATGACCCCTAAGATCAAAGCCCTTTTTCATCAGCCTTCATCCACTTTGTGCTATATAGTCACTTGCCCCGAAAGCCGAAAATGTGCCGTGATTGACCCGGTATTAGACTTTGATATTTATTCGGGTGAAATAGACACCAAGTTCGCCACTGAAGTTATCGATTATATCCGGGAAAATAACCTGCAGCTTGAGTGGCTGCTGGAAACCCATGCCCATGCCGACCATGTCACCGCCGCCAGCTATTTAAAAAAGAAACTCGGCGGCAACATCGCCTGCGGCGGTGAAATCACCTCGATTCAACAAACCTTTAAAGAGGTGTTTAACCTCAAAGAACTAAGCACAAACGGCGAGCAATTTGACCGCCTGCTTGATGACGGCGATGAGTTGCCCTTAGGAGAATGTAACATCAAGGTGCTGGCGACCCCGGGTCATACCCCGGACAGCTTAACCTATGTTATAGGCAGCAATGCCTTTATCGGCGATACCTTATTTATGCCGGACTCGGGCTCCGCCCGCTGTGACTTTCCCAGCGGCTCGGCAGCGCAGCTCTATCAGTCAATCCAGAAAATCTATCGGCTGGGGGATGATATCACCTTATATATATGTCACGACTACCAGCCAAATCAAAGAGCATTAAGATACGCCTGCCCGGTAAGCGAGCAAAAAGAAATGAATATTCATGTTGCCTGCGGAGTCAGCGAGCGGGAATACGTCACCACCCGCCAGCAAAGGGATGCCGGACTTGCCATTCCCAGGCTGCTTTATCCTTCATTGCAGTTTAATATTATTGCCGGACAGTTACCTGCCGCGGATGAAGGCAATAAACATTATTTAAAACTGCCGATTAGCGGCACCCACAAACTCGACTAA
- a CDS encoding carbohydrate binding family 9 domain-containing protein: protein MPVLRSSCIFATALVLFTVGSQAAYANTTPIPEGQLNIPYASQTITIDGEIDDQAWQDALEVSLNIVNDPWENQPSPVQTRAKLIENGEYIYIAFIAGDPEPENIMGYLTDRDSSWHGDLVGIKLDTFNNRRLNYKFFVNPFGVQHDGITNELTGQSNNLWDGFWQSYGKKTADGFQVEMAIPYSTLNFKPGTDIKTWAIELVRLYPRDERLRISHIPLDRDNACWICQMPEITGFQQAKMGSNIKLTPSLVASQESSRDIFTPGSDWQQEDDVDAGLSLSWGLSADTQLDATINPDFSNVETDSAQLTANKNFSLFYDEKRAFFLENADYFASNYNLVHTRNISDPDYGVKLTGRDNNHSYGVFIANDTQTSYIKPGNLSSSLVVSDKDSHAAAISYRYEQSEDLTFGVTSTLRLNEDYHNALVSMDSKYRITDSNTLIAQVMHSDTRDESEDVGIVLLSNQEEDKGDDQAFKLALEHDSEFWQLGVRHQQIGKGFRADLGYMTRADFKESQLEAKRLFYGTGDSVWTEANISSEWTIRHNEQDEFISRELITELQILGPYLSEIDLEYQQATKTGLRFNSADSRILGNSEQFDEQKLKFYGEFQPTPGIFAGLGYQFGDQIDYNNNRLGEISKITTYLQIHASDHLYFDFYQNYIKLEADKAEVYTENLLDLRISYQFDVKSALKLSLVYSDIERNPANNPGLGDDYLGTNKSLSSQLIYSYKLNPQSVFYLGYSDNSAQDNSLDRLERRQKTFFCKVSYSWMP, encoded by the coding sequence ATGCCTGTGCTAAGGAGTAGCTGTATTTTTGCAACAGCGCTAGTCTTGTTCACTGTTGGCAGCCAAGCGGCATACGCAAACACAACCCCGATCCCTGAGGGACAACTTAATATTCCCTATGCTTCGCAAACCATTACCATAGATGGCGAAATTGACGACCAGGCATGGCAGGATGCACTGGAGGTCTCTCTCAATATCGTCAATGACCCGTGGGAAAATCAGCCCAGTCCGGTACAAACCCGGGCCAAATTAATCGAAAACGGCGAATATATTTATATCGCCTTTATCGCCGGCGATCCCGAACCCGAAAACATCATGGGCTACCTGACCGACAGAGATTCCTCCTGGCACGGCGATCTGGTGGGGATCAAGCTCGATACCTTTAATAACCGGCGGTTGAATTACAAATTTTTTGTTAACCCGTTCGGGGTACAGCACGACGGCATTACCAACGAACTCACCGGGCAAAGCAATAATCTCTGGGATGGCTTCTGGCAATCCTACGGCAAAAAAACCGCCGACGGCTTTCAGGTGGAAATGGCGATCCCCTACAGCACCTTAAACTTTAAACCCGGGACCGACATCAAAACCTGGGCCATCGAACTGGTGCGCCTGTACCCAAGAGATGAAAGATTAAGAATCTCCCATATTCCCCTGGACCGCGACAATGCCTGCTGGATTTGCCAGATGCCGGAAATCACAGGTTTTCAGCAGGCAAAAATGGGCTCGAATATTAAATTAACCCCTTCACTGGTGGCTTCACAGGAAAGTAGCCGGGACATTTTTACCCCCGGCAGCGACTGGCAGCAAGAAGATGATGTCGATGCCGGGCTTAGCCTCAGCTGGGGACTAAGCGCAGACACCCAGCTCGACGCCACCATCAACCCCGACTTCTCCAACGTCGAAACCGACAGCGCACAATTAACCGCCAATAAGAATTTTTCCCTGTTTTATGACGAAAAACGTGCCTTTTTCCTGGAAAATGCCGATTACTTTGCCAGCAATTACAACCTGGTGCATACCCGCAATATCAGCGATCCCGATTACGGGGTAAAACTCACCGGCCGCGACAATAACCACAGTTACGGGGTCTTTATCGCCAATGATACCCAAACCAGTTATATCAAGCCGGGTAACTTAAGCTCCTCCCTGGTGGTCAGCGACAAAGACAGTCACGCCGCGGCGATAAGCTACCGCTATGAGCAAAGTGAAGATCTTACCTTTGGCGTCACCTCAACCCTGAGGTTAAATGAGGATTACCATAACGCCCTGGTAAGTATGGACAGCAAATACCGCATCACCGACTCCAATACCCTGATTGCCCAAGTAATGCATAGCGATACCCGGGACGAAAGTGAAGATGTGGGCATTGTCCTGCTTAGCAATCAAGAGGAAGATAAAGGTGATGACCAGGCCTTTAAACTTGCCCTGGAGCACGACTCTGAATTCTGGCAGCTCGGCGTCCGCCACCAGCAAATCGGCAAAGGCTTTCGCGCCGATCTTGGCTATATGACCCGGGCCGATTTCAAAGAAAGCCAGCTGGAAGCAAAACGTTTATTCTACGGCACCGGCGATTCTGTATGGACCGAGGCCAATATCAGCAGCGAATGGACCATACGCCATAACGAGCAGGATGAATTTATCTCACGTGAGCTGATCACCGAGTTGCAGATCTTAGGCCCCTATTTAAGCGAGATAGACCTGGAATATCAGCAAGCAACAAAAACAGGCTTAAGGTTTAATTCAGCGGACAGCCGCATCCTGGGCAACAGCGAGCAGTTTGACGAACAAAAGCTGAAATTCTATGGGGAATTTCAGCCAACGCCGGGTATCTTTGCCGGTTTAGGTTATCAATTTGGCGATCAGATAGACTACAACAACAACCGCCTGGGAGAGATCTCCAAAATTACCACTTACCTGCAGATCCATGCCAGCGATCATCTTTACTTCGACTTTTACCAAAACTATATCAAACTCGAAGCCGACAAAGCCGAGGTCTATACCGAAAATTTGCTTGATTTACGCATCTCATACCAGTTTGACGTAAAAAGCGCGTTAAAGCTGAGCCTGGTTTACTCGGACATCGAAAGAAACCCGGCTAACAACCCCGGCCTTGGCGATGATTATTTAGGCACAAACAAAAGTTTATCCAGCCAGCTGATATATTCCTACAAACTCAACCCGCAATCGGTCTTTTATCTCGGTTATTCCGATAACAGCGCCCAGGACAATAGCTTAGACCGGCTTGAGCGCCGGCAAAAAACATTTTTCTGTAAAGTCAGTTACAGCTGGATGCCTTAA
- a CDS encoding TIGR03503 family protein, translating into MAGLYRGLLLTALSALSWVSGAQELPHEIEYYQSNDKTNQISYFDNRFRIDAQIEEVTMIFYRAHGSQPIILVRPDGSKLKINNLPEDKVEWYDDSTYDMIKIKKPMPGPWQAIGNILPKSKIMVLSEVKIEVESLPEILLAGETLKVTGKLFNGDRAIDIPGFRDVIHLDVDFYSTNNSAYDNFGAEPIKLTTFRDDGRDLDEYAGDNLFTGEFVLNFAPGEWQPIYVIKLPMATRELRQNPVILHPTPVTIKVDTTNEEEQFHQVHFVIDDEFVDPDSLIFQGNFVFPDRQVEAFSIMEGSGGERIKELAFTEPGIYRVKVRAFGRTQNGREFRLVIPEFAFNVEPKADDINFTVDEDGQTKKLSEEEVAKQLAEQLAFEQEQERIRKEEEEAKRQEEMITIVVVGNIVILFIALAIFFTLQWRKKKSAEAEEQQE; encoded by the coding sequence ATGGCAGGACTTTATAGAGGCTTATTGCTTACGGCGCTGTCTGCTTTAAGCTGGGTTAGCGGCGCACAGGAATTGCCCCATGAAATTGAATATTATCAATCAAACGATAAAACGAATCAGATCTCCTATTTTGATAACCGCTTTCGTATCGATGCCCAGATAGAAGAAGTAACCATGATCTTCTACCGTGCTCATGGCAGCCAGCCGATTATTCTGGTGCGGCCGGACGGCAGTAAACTGAAAATTAATAATCTGCCGGAAGATAAAGTGGAATGGTACGATGACAGTACCTATGACATGATCAAAATTAAAAAACCTATGCCGGGCCCCTGGCAGGCAATAGGGAATATTTTGCCCAAAAGTAAAATCATGGTGCTTTCTGAAGTAAAAATTGAAGTGGAGTCTTTACCGGAAATTTTACTGGCGGGGGAAACCTTAAAAGTGACGGGTAAATTATTTAACGGCGACCGGGCGATCGATATCCCGGGTTTCAGGGATGTGATCCATCTTGATGTTGATTTTTATAGTACCAATAATTCTGCCTACGACAACTTTGGCGCCGAGCCGATAAAACTGACCACTTTCCGTGATGACGGCAGGGATCTGGATGAATACGCCGGGGATAATCTGTTTACCGGAGAGTTTGTCTTAAACTTTGCTCCGGGGGAATGGCAGCCCATTTATGTGATCAAATTACCTATGGCCACGCGGGAGCTCAGACAAAACCCGGTTATTCTGCATCCGACACCGGTGACCATTAAGGTGGATACCACCAATGAAGAAGAACAATTTCACCAGGTACATTTTGTGATTGATGATGAATTTGTCGATCCCGACAGTTTAATCTTCCAGGGCAACTTTGTTTTTCCTGATCGCCAGGTTGAAGCCTTTTCTATTATGGAGGGTAGTGGCGGCGAACGTATCAAAGAGCTTGCTTTTACCGAGCCGGGTATCTACCGGGTAAAAGTCAGGGCATTTGGCAGAACCCAAAATGGCCGGGAGTTTCGTCTGGTGATCCCGGAATTTGCCTTTAATGTTGAGCCTAAAGCAGATGATATTAATTTCACCGTAGACGAAGACGGACAAACGAAAAAGTTATCTGAGGAAGAAGTGGCCAAGCAACTGGCCGAACAACTGGCGTTTGAGCAGGAGCAGGAGAGAATAAGAAAGGAAGAAGAAGAGGCTAAAAGGCAGGAAGAAATGATCACTATTGTTGTTGTCGGCAATATTGTGATTCTTTTTATCGCCCTGGCGATCTTTTTTACCTTACAGTGGCGTAAGAAAAAGTCAGCTGAAGCAGAAGAACAACAAGAATAA
- a CDS encoding DUF2919 family protein produces MDRETVNMGHKYSQYSVEDFDKFDCLKLSKSIYLVLLFVLRGYLVWLMSVTNMQDRVGIIQWLYPQTALFYLSLISGAVGLFVVLVISLRRPGAKNWVRVSWSYCRGLLIFALAFDFIVSLLGFFYWQLLSVSWLVIQGSVIAVLIYFCFRSKRMTINLQEFPEKLPE; encoded by the coding sequence ATGGACAGGGAGACAGTTAACATGGGGCATAAGTACAGCCAGTACAGTGTTGAAGATTTCGATAAATTTGACTGTCTGAAACTGTCTAAAAGCATTTACCTGGTGTTGTTATTTGTGCTGCGCGGTTACCTGGTGTGGTTAATGTCGGTGACTAATATGCAGGACAGGGTCGGTATTATCCAGTGGCTGTATCCGCAAACGGCGTTGTTTTACCTGAGCCTGATTTCCGGGGCGGTGGGACTTTTTGTGGTGCTGGTGATCAGCCTGCGCCGTCCGGGAGCAAAAAACTGGGTCAGGGTGAGCTGGTCATATTGCCGTGGATTGCTAATTTTTGCCCTGGCATTTGATTTTATTGTTTCTTTGCTTGGCTTTTTTTACTGGCAGTTGTTGTCTGTGTCCTGGCTGGTGATACAGGGCAGTGTGATTGCGGTGCTCATTTATTTTTGCTTTCGCAGTAAGCGCATGACCATCAACTTGCAGGAATTTCCGGAAAAATTACCTGAATAA
- a CDS encoding GNAT family N-acetyltransferase, translating into MKTPPAEISLRPWTKNDEAFTKDLFIANSQAMFAHLAPEQQEILTNIQLLAQQRDYRQRWPQAQYLIIQLRNTAAGQLIINPYPEYDLLIDIAVLPSHQNSGIATRVLEILLRQAQSREVPVRLSVIKDNPALQLYKRIGFTVTGASGTHYRMEMQTTHADH; encoded by the coding sequence ATGAAGACACCACCAGCAGAGATATCTTTAAGGCCATGGACAAAAAATGATGAGGCTTTTACTAAAGACCTATTTATTGCCAACAGCCAGGCCATGTTTGCCCATTTGGCTCCTGAGCAGCAAGAAATACTGACAAACATTCAACTCCTGGCACAGCAAAGAGATTACCGACAGCGCTGGCCTCAGGCGCAGTATTTAATCATACAACTAAGAAATACTGCTGCCGGACAGCTCATCATTAATCCCTACCCCGAATATGATTTACTGATCGATATTGCGGTCTTGCCGAGCCATCAAAATAGCGGCATCGCCACCCGGGTATTAGAGATATTACTCAGGCAGGCACAGTCCCGGGAGGTTCCGGTAAGATTAAGCGTGATAAAAGACAACCCTGCATTGCAATTGTACAAACGTATTGGTTTTACGGTAACCGGCGCCAGTGGCACTCATTATCGGATGGAAATGCAAACAACACATGCAGATCATTGA
- a CDS encoding phage tail protein, whose amino-acid sequence MSEPFIGQIQAFGFNFAPRGWAKCDGQLLSISSNSALFSLLGTMYGGDGRTTFGLPDLRGRMIIHHGSGPGLTSRTQGARAGNETTILTEANLPAHNHNVRATARCVTTAGDTNVAVDNVWSKDAGVSAATYSTSAPDADMENDAILVQQDNIGTGTGHTNMQPYLVLNYCIALVGLFPSRN is encoded by the coding sequence ATGTCTGAACCATTTATAGGCCAAATACAAGCTTTTGGTTTTAATTTTGCTCCCCGCGGATGGGCTAAATGTGATGGCCAGCTGCTGTCTATTTCCTCAAATAGTGCCTTGTTTTCTTTACTCGGTACTATGTATGGCGGGGATGGCAGAACAACTTTTGGACTACCCGACTTACGCGGACGTATGATCATTCATCATGGCAGTGGTCCCGGCTTAACTTCCAGAACCCAGGGAGCGAGAGCAGGTAATGAAACCACCATCTTAACCGAAGCGAATTTGCCGGCCCACAATCATAATGTCAGGGCAACCGCACGTTGTGTCACGACAGCGGGCGACACCAATGTCGCCGTTGATAATGTCTGGTCCAAAGATGCCGGCGTATCGGCTGCCACTTATTCCACCAGCGCCCCGGATGCCGATATGGAAAATGACGCTATCCTGGTACAACAGGATAATATAGGTACAGGTACCGGCCACACCAATATGCAACCCTACCTGGTGCTCAATTATTGTATCGCACTGGTAGGCCTGTTTCCTTCTCGTAATTAA
- the dnaQ gene encoding DNA polymerase III subunit epsilon, with product MSEVNNKEHRLIILDTETTGISTREGHRIVEIGCVEMINRQLTGRNYHVYINPLKFMEQEVIDVHGLTNEFLQDKPVFSQVANDFIEFIRGAELVIHNAKFDVGFMDHEFAMVGKNLPMTEDICTVTDTLKVSKDEFGSPKTLDYLARFYKVDKLVDRTYHGALIDAQLLAFVYIEMTRRQEVFNLSADDSGGGDSNSIRRLTTERAPLRVLAATADEMTAHQERLAIVAEKGGTPLWRS from the coding sequence GTGAGTGAAGTAAATAATAAAGAACATCGTTTGATCATACTCGATACCGAAACCACAGGTATCAGTACCCGGGAAGGGCACCGTATTGTTGAAATAGGTTGTGTGGAAATGATCAACCGCCAGTTAACCGGGCGGAATTATCATGTATATATCAACCCGTTAAAGTTTATGGAACAAGAGGTTATTGATGTTCACGGTTTAACCAATGAATTTCTGCAGGATAAACCGGTATTTTCACAAGTCGCCAATGACTTTATTGAATTTATCCGCGGGGCCGAGTTGGTGATCCATAATGCCAAATTCGACGTCGGCTTTATGGACCATGAATTTGCCATGGTCGGGAAAAACTTACCCATGACCGAGGATATCTGTACCGTGACCGATACCCTGAAGGTCTCCAAAGATGAATTCGGCTCGCCGAAAACCCTGGATTATCTCGCCCGCTTTTATAAAGTGGATAAGTTGGTTGACCGTACTTATCACGGGGCATTAATCGATGCCCAGTTGCTGGCTTTTGTTTATATTGAAATGACCCGCCGGCAGGAAGTCTTTAATCTTTCCGCCGATGATAGCGGCGGCGGCGACAGTAACAGCATCCGAAGATTAACAACCGAGCGGGCGCCGTTAAGGGTTTTAGCGGCAACGGCCGATGAAATGACTGCACATCAGGAACGTTTGGCTATCGTCGCAGAGAAAGGAGGAACGCCGTTATGGCGTTCGTAA
- a CDS encoding DUF599 domain-containing protein gives MPFTPLDIIALVIFVVLWTGYTWFARKKAKTTDCIARCLHQHRIHWMYEIMVRDIRVGDAALLANLERNIAFFASSTLLILAGVLTLFAQVERLEDVLSSIPYADFPNHLAIQLKLTLLAFIFVISFFQFTWSMRQYGFLNVMIGAAPLDQTGDNKNLMQYAREMAVVQDQAAHSYNYGLRSYYFSLAVISWFFHPALFIFASMFVVYTLFIREFRSKAVKAITTGQALLNKERQDGQGDS, from the coding sequence ATGCCCTTTACCCCGTTAGATATTATTGCCCTGGTTATATTTGTTGTACTTTGGACCGGTTATACCTGGTTTGCCCGTAAAAAGGCAAAAACAACCGACTGTATTGCCCGTTGTTTACATCAGCACAGGATACACTGGATGTATGAAATCATGGTCCGGGATATCCGGGTAGGGGATGCGGCTTTGCTGGCAAATTTGGAGCGTAATATTGCCTTTTTTGCCTCCAGCACCCTGTTGATACTCGCCGGTGTGCTGACCTTGTTTGCCCAGGTGGAACGGCTGGAAGATGTGTTGTCTTCTATTCCTTATGCCGACTTTCCCAATCATCTGGCGATACAGTTAAAATTGACGCTGCTGGCATTTATTTTCGTCATTTCATTTTTCCAGTTTACCTGGTCGATGCGCCAATACGGGTTTTTGAATGTGATGATAGGGGCGGCTCCGCTGGATCAAACCGGCGACAATAAAAACCTGATGCAATATGCCAGGGAGATGGCGGTGGTGCAGGATCAGGCCGCCCATTCTTATAACTACGGCCTGCGCTCTTATTATTTTTCCCTGGCGGTAATTAGCTGGTTTTTCCACCCGGCGCTGTTTATTTTCGCCAGTATGTTCGTGGTCTATACCTTATTTATCCGGGAGTTTCGCTCTAAGGCGGTAAAAGCCATTACCACGGGGCAGGCGTTATTAAATAAGGAGCGCCAGGATGGACAGGGAGACAGTTAA